A single region of the Pontimicrobium sp. SW4 genome encodes:
- a CDS encoding ABC transporter ATP-binding protein, whose translation MTKKKENVFDTKLFKRLLFYIKPYRWVFVVSLVTVIGLAVFGALRPKVLQLAIDENITSQQFEGFLPYIIAMLVLLILEVSSNLLFIYYAGWLGQSVVRDIRVKLFKHILGFKMKYYNNSSVGVLITRAVTDMERIADIFGQGLFMIFSDILKMLFVGIMMSLMNWRLSIIVFCTLPFVLIATKIFQKYMKKAFEEVRNEVSNLNSFVQERVTGMKILQLFAREDIEYKNFKAINERHKKGWLKTVWYNSIFFPIAELLSSLTLGLVVWFGGLNVVLEQTTSLGDLTAFIMMIPMMFRPLNQIANKFNTLQMGMVAADRVFKVLDTTSNIDDSGEVIASHFKGDISFNNVHFSYVEDEEVLKGISFDVKAGDMVAIVGATGAGKSTIINLLNRFYKIDSGDILIDDTNIKEVTLNSLRRQVAVVLQDVFLFADTILNNITLRDPNITEKQVQKAAKQIGIHDFIMSLPNGYYYNVKERGVMLSSGQRQLISFLRAYVTNPSILILDEATSSVDSYSEQLIQDATDKITEGRTSIVIAHRLATVKKANNIIVLDAGEIVEQGTHAELLEKQDGYYRNLYEVQFLQEEIA comes from the coding sequence ATGACTAAAAAGAAAGAAAACGTTTTTGATACCAAGCTCTTCAAGAGGTTGTTGTTTTATATAAAGCCTTATCGCTGGGTATTTGTGGTCTCTTTAGTGACTGTTATAGGGTTAGCTGTGTTTGGTGCATTACGACCTAAAGTTTTGCAATTAGCAATTGATGAGAATATTACTAGTCAACAATTTGAAGGTTTTTTGCCTTATATAATTGCTATGTTGGTGCTTTTAATTTTAGAAGTTTCTAGTAATTTGTTATTTATTTATTATGCTGGTTGGCTTGGGCAATCGGTTGTTAGGGATATTAGGGTGAAGCTTTTTAAACACATTCTAGGGTTTAAAATGAAATATTATAACAATTCATCAGTAGGTGTTTTAATTACCAGAGCAGTGACGGATATGGAGCGTATCGCTGATATTTTTGGTCAAGGGCTTTTCATGATTTTTAGTGATATTCTAAAAATGCTATTCGTAGGTATTATGATGTCCTTAATGAATTGGCGTTTAAGTATTATAGTGTTTTGCACATTACCATTTGTTTTAATAGCAACAAAGATTTTTCAGAAATACATGAAAAAAGCCTTTGAAGAAGTTCGTAACGAAGTATCTAACCTAAATTCGTTTGTACAAGAACGTGTTACAGGAATGAAAATTTTACAACTGTTTGCACGTGAAGATATTGAATATAAAAATTTTAAAGCAATTAACGAACGCCATAAAAAAGGCTGGTTAAAAACGGTTTGGTATAACTCTATTTTCTTTCCAATAGCAGAATTATTGTCATCGCTTACTCTTGGATTGGTGGTTTGGTTTGGAGGTTTAAATGTGGTTTTAGAGCAAACAACGTCATTGGGAGATTTAACAGCATTTATAATGATGATTCCTATGATGTTTCGTCCATTAAACCAGATAGCCAATAAGTTTAATACACTTCAAATGGGAATGGTCGCTGCCGATCGAGTATTCAAGGTGTTGGATACCACTTCTAATATTGATGATTCAGGAGAAGTAATTGCATCACATTTTAAAGGAGATATTTCATTTAATAATGTTCATTTTTCTTATGTTGAAGACGAAGAAGTACTCAAAGGTATTTCGTTTGATGTGAAAGCTGGAGATATGGTTGCCATAGTTGGTGCTACTGGAGCTGGAAAGTCGACCATTATTAATTTATTGAATCGTTTTTATAAAATTGATTCAGGAGATATTTTAATAGATGATACCAATATCAAAGAAGTGACATTAAACTCACTTAGAAGACAAGTTGCTGTAGTACTACAAGATGTGTTTTTGTTTGCAGACACTATTTTGAACAATATAACTTTAAGAGACCCTAACATTACAGAAAAGCAAGTTCAAAAGGCTGCAAAGCAAATAGGCATTCACGATTTTATAATGAGCTTACCAAATGGCTATTATTATAATGTAAAAGAGCGTGGTGTGATGCTATCGTCTGGACAGCGTCAATTAATTTCTTTCTTAAGAGCGTATGTAACCAATCCGAGTATTTTAATATTAGATGAGGCCACGTCATCAGTAGATTCTTATTCTGAACAATTAATACAAGATGCTACTGATAAAATTACTGAAGGTAGAACCTCTATTGTTATTGCACACAGATTAGCAACAGTAAAAAAAGCTAACAATATTATAGTATTGGATGCAGGTGAAATTGTGGAACAAGGGACACATGCTGAGCTTTTAGAAAAGCAAGATGGTTATTATCGTAATTTATACGAAGTGCAGTTTTTGCAAGAGGAGATAGCTTAG
- the truA gene encoding tRNA pseudouridine(38-40) synthase TruA, which produces MRYFIELSYNGKAYHGWQNQPNEISVQEVLEKALSTLLRETIAIVGAGRTDAGVHAKQMFAHFDTNVEFLAEDLIYKLNSFLPKDIAIHSVFQVSSDAHARFNALSRSYVYKISLTKNVFDYNYSYNFNLPLDVDVMNKACKVLFDYENFKCFSKSNTDVKTYNCNIMNAEWVKENETLIFSITANRFLRNMVRAIVGTMMEVGLGKISIEQFHNIITSQDRSKAGASVPGHGLYLTKIDYPNHILKVND; this is translated from the coding sequence TTGAGGTATTTTATTGAACTTTCCTATAATGGAAAAGCTTACCATGGATGGCAAAATCAACCTAATGAAATTTCGGTTCAAGAAGTATTAGAGAAAGCGTTGTCTACTTTGCTAAGAGAGACTATTGCTATTGTTGGAGCTGGACGGACAGATGCAGGTGTACATGCTAAACAGATGTTTGCGCATTTTGATACCAATGTAGAGTTTTTAGCAGAAGATTTGATTTATAAATTGAATTCTTTTTTACCAAAGGATATAGCTATACATTCTGTTTTTCAGGTTTCTAGTGATGCACACGCACGGTTTAATGCCTTAAGTAGAAGTTATGTTTATAAAATTTCATTAACTAAAAATGTGTTTGATTATAATTATTCTTATAATTTTAATCTTCCGTTAGATGTTGATGTAATGAATAAGGCGTGTAAGGTGTTATTTGATTATGAAAACTTTAAATGTTTTTCAAAAAGTAATACTGATGTTAAAACATATAATTGCAACATTATGAATGCTGAATGGGTAAAAGAAAATGAAACGCTTATTTTTTCGATTACTGCAAATCGTTTTTTGCGAAATATGGTAAGAGCTATAGTTGGAACAATGATGGAAGTTGGCTTAGGAAAAATTAGTATTGAGCAATTTCACAATATTATAACATCGCAAGATAGATCAAAAGCTGGAGCGTCGGTTCCTGGACATGGTTTATATTTAACCAAAATTGATTACCCAAATCATATTTTAAAAGTAAATGACTAA
- a CDS encoding metallophosphoesterase family protein, with translation MKKILLLSDTHSYIGDDIIKHVKKADEVWHAGDIGDIQVTDTIKKIKPLRAVYGNIDSHEVRAEFPENNRFTCESVNIWITHIGGYPKRYSPRIKNEIISNPPDVFICGHSHILKVMPDKKLNLLHMNPGAIGKHGFHTVRTMLRFEIDNKKIQNLEVIEFKR, from the coding sequence ATGAAGAAAATACTTTTGCTCTCAGACACTCACAGCTATATTGGAGACGATATAATTAAACACGTTAAAAAAGCTGACGAAGTTTGGCACGCAGGAGATATTGGCGATATACAAGTTACTGATACAATAAAAAAAATAAAACCTTTACGAGCAGTTTATGGTAATATTGACAGCCATGAGGTTAGAGCTGAATTCCCTGAAAACAATAGATTTACTTGTGAAAGCGTAAATATTTGGATTACACATATTGGAGGTTATCCAAAAAGATATAGCCCAAGAATAAAGAATGAGATAATATCTAATCCACCAGATGTATTTATATGTGGTCACTCACATATTCTAAAAGTGATGCCTGATAAAAAATTAAATCTTTTACACATGAATCCAGGTGCCATTGGCAAACATGGATTTCATACTGTAAGAACAATGCTACGTTTTGAAATTGATAACAAAAAAATTCAAAACTTAGAAGTGATTGAATTTAAGCGATAA
- a CDS encoding DUF4293 domain-containing protein: protein MLQRIQTIYLLVAAGISAGLIFVFDLWTTNEGISFFAKNEMLYLGLFCGSALLSLSAIFMFKNRKSQFVMGRLNIILNFILLGLFVYRSLNLSGETTVSEKGIGILLPIFSIVFLVLANKAIKKDEELVKSVDRLR, encoded by the coding sequence ATGCTTCAAAGAATTCAAACAATTTATCTTTTAGTTGCTGCTGGGATTTCGGCAGGATTAATTTTTGTGTTTGATTTGTGGACAACAAACGAAGGTATTTCTTTTTTTGCAAAAAATGAAATGTTGTACTTGGGTCTATTTTGTGGCTCAGCATTGTTATCTTTGAGTGCAATATTTATGTTTAAAAACAGGAAGTCTCAGTTTGTTATGGGGCGACTTAACATCATATTAAACTTTATTTTACTAGGATTATTTGTGTATCGATCACTAAATTTATCTGGAGAAACTACGGTTTCTGAGAAAGGTATTGGGATTCTTCTACCTATTTTTTCTATCGTATTTTTGGTTTTAGCCAATAAAGCCATAAAAAAGGATGAAGAACTTGTAAAATCTGTAGACCGATTAAGATAA
- the rho gene encoding transcription termination factor Rho, whose translation MFEISQLKEKKLPELQEIAKNLNISKYRSLKKLDLVYQILDYQAANPTSAPAPQKADKERPRPQRQKRERVQRNNDAPSQKTIDFKEKSENNPDIAKDQQKKEVIPQKPEPSNKDSQKREPKQPESTNNDLQKREPQNRPQKDKDRNQNRNQNKGNQNKGNQGNNGNKDNRNRYREPDFEFDAIIESEGVLDVMQDGYGFLRSSDYNYLSSPDDIYVSQSQIRLFGLKKGDTVLGNVRPPKEGEKYFPLIKVTKINGLDPQVVRDRVSFEHLTPLFPQEKFNIAEKQSTISTRIMDLFSPIGKGQRGMIVSQPKTGKTMLLKDVANAIAANHPEVYQMILLIDERPEEVTDMQRNVRGEVIASTFDKEANEHVKIANIVLEKAKRLVECGYDVVILLDSITRLARAYNTVQPASGKILSGGVDANALHKPKRFFGAARNIENGGSLTIIATALTETGSKMDEVIFEEFKGTGNMELQLDRKISNRRIFPAIDLTSSSTRRDDILLDEATIQRMWVMRKYLADMNPVEAMEFINDRFKQTKNNEEFLISMNS comes from the coding sequence ATGTTTGAAATTTCACAATTAAAAGAAAAAAAGCTTCCTGAATTACAGGAAATAGCTAAAAACCTGAACATCTCTAAGTATCGTTCATTAAAAAAACTTGATTTGGTTTATCAGATCTTAGATTATCAAGCTGCAAATCCAACTTCGGCTCCAGCTCCTCAAAAAGCTGATAAAGAACGTCCGAGACCTCAACGACAAAAGAGAGAGCGTGTACAAAGAAATAATGACGCGCCTTCTCAAAAAACAATTGATTTTAAAGAAAAATCTGAAAACAATCCAGATATTGCTAAAGATCAACAAAAAAAGGAAGTAATCCCTCAAAAACCTGAGCCTTCAAATAAAGATTCTCAAAAAAGAGAACCTAAACAGCCAGAATCTACAAACAACGACTTACAAAAAAGAGAGCCTCAAAATCGTCCTCAAAAAGATAAAGATAGAAATCAAAATAGAAATCAAAATAAAGGCAACCAAAACAAAGGTAACCAAGGCAATAACGGAAACAAGGACAATCGTAACCGTTATCGTGAACCAGATTTTGAATTTGACGCTATCATAGAAAGCGAAGGCGTTCTAGACGTTATGCAAGATGGTTATGGTTTCTTACGCTCATCAGATTACAATTACTTATCATCTCCAGATGATATTTATGTATCGCAATCTCAAATAAGATTATTTGGTTTAAAAAAGGGAGATACCGTTTTAGGAAATGTAAGACCACCTAAAGAGGGCGAAAAATATTTCCCTCTAATTAAAGTAACAAAAATTAATGGACTCGATCCCCAAGTAGTAAGAGACCGTGTATCTTTTGAGCATCTTACACCGCTTTTCCCACAGGAAAAATTCAATATAGCTGAAAAACAAAGTACTATTTCTACTAGAATTATGGATTTGTTTTCACCTATTGGAAAAGGACAACGTGGTATGATTGTATCGCAACCAAAAACAGGTAAAACAATGCTACTAAAAGATGTAGCAAATGCAATTGCTGCAAATCATCCTGAAGTTTATCAAATGATATTATTAATTGATGAACGACCAGAAGAGGTAACAGATATGCAACGTAATGTTAGAGGCGAAGTAATTGCTTCAACATTTGATAAGGAAGCAAACGAACATGTGAAAATTGCAAACATCGTACTAGAAAAAGCTAAGAGACTTGTAGAATGTGGTTATGATGTTGTAATACTTTTAGATTCTATTACACGTTTAGCAAGAGCGTATAACACCGTTCAACCTGCTTCTGGTAAAATATTAAGTGGTGGTGTTGACGCCAATGCTTTGCATAAGCCAAAACGTTTCTTTGGTGCTGCTCGTAATATAGAAAATGGAGGATCCTTAACAATTATTGCTACTGCATTAACTGAAACTGGATCTAAAATGGACGAAGTAATTTTTGAAGAATTTAAAGGAACTGGCAACATGGAATTACAGTTAGATAGAAAAATATCTAATAGAAGAATTTTCCCTGCTATTGATTTAACATCTTCAAGTACGCGTCGTGATGATATTTTGTTAGACGAAGCTACAATACAAAGAATGTGGGTAATGCGTAAATACTTAGCAGATATGAACCCTGTAGAAGCTATGGAATTTATTAACGATCGCTTCAAACAAACTAAAAATAATGAAGAGTTTTTAATTTCAATGAATAGTTAG
- the rpsT gene encoding 30S ribosomal protein S20, with amino-acid sequence MANHKSALKRIRSNEAKRLRNKYQHKTTRNAIKKLRDMEKKKDAEKLFPSVISMIDKLAKKNIIHDNKAANLKSGLAKHIAAL; translated from the coding sequence ATGGCAAATCATAAGTCAGCGTTAAAAAGAATTAGAAGTAACGAAGCAAAACGCTTAAGAAATAAGTATCAGCATAAAACCACACGTAATGCTATTAAAAAATTACGTGATATGGAAAAGAAAAAAGATGCTGAAAAATTATTTCCTTCAGTTATTTCAATGATTGATAAATTAGCTAAGAAAAATATTATCCATGATAATAAAGCAGCTAATTTAAAGTCTGGACTTGCTAAGCACATTGCTGCTTTATAG
- the proS gene encoding proline--tRNA ligase, with product MSKNLTSRSEDYSKWYNELVVKADMAENSAVRGCMVIKPYGYAIWEKMQAELDRMFKETGHQNAYFPLFVPKSLFEAEEKNAEGFAKECAIVTHYRLQNDPDNEGKLRVDPEAKLEEELIVRPTSEAIIWNTYKGWIQSYRDLPLLINQWANVVRWEMRTRLFLRTAEFLWQEGHTAHATKEEAWEETKLINNVYADFAENFMAIPVIQGLKTESERFAGAEETMCIEALMQDGKALQAGTSHFLGQNFAKAFDVKFTNKEGKQDYVWATSWGVSTRLMGALIMTHSDDKGLVLPPNLAPNQVVIVPIYRSDEQLDEVSKVANKIIADLRVKGVSVKFDNRTTFRPGAKFAQHELQGVPLRIAIGPKDLENGTVELARRDTLTKEVVSLDALTETVESLMKEIQDALFNKALNFRNSHITEVDTFDEFKEVLENKTGFISAHWDGTSETENKIKELTKATIRCIPIDNEVEAGKCVYSGNASKQRVLFAKAY from the coding sequence ATGAGTAAAAATCTCACTAGTAGGAGCGAAGACTATTCAAAATGGTATAACGAACTGGTTGTTAAGGCTGATATGGCTGAAAACTCGGCAGTTAGAGGTTGTATGGTAATAAAACCTTATGGTTATGCTATTTGGGAGAAGATGCAAGCTGAATTGGATAGAATGTTTAAAGAAACTGGACATCAAAATGCATATTTTCCATTATTTGTGCCTAAAAGTTTGTTTGAAGCCGAAGAGAAAAATGCCGAAGGCTTTGCCAAAGAGTGTGCTATTGTAACTCATTACAGATTGCAAAACGATCCTGATAATGAAGGAAAACTAAGAGTTGATCCTGAAGCGAAACTTGAAGAAGAACTGATTGTAAGACCTACAAGTGAAGCAATTATTTGGAATACCTATAAAGGCTGGATTCAATCGTACAGAGATTTACCATTATTAATAAACCAATGGGCAAATGTTGTACGTTGGGAAATGCGTACACGTTTGTTTTTGCGTACTGCGGAGTTTTTATGGCAAGAAGGGCATACAGCTCATGCAACCAAAGAAGAAGCTTGGGAAGAAACAAAGCTAATAAATAATGTTTATGCCGACTTTGCTGAAAACTTTATGGCGATTCCTGTTATTCAAGGATTAAAAACTGAGAGCGAACGTTTTGCAGGAGCCGAGGAAACCATGTGTATAGAAGCACTAATGCAGGATGGAAAGGCGTTGCAAGCTGGAACATCACATTTTTTAGGTCAGAATTTTGCTAAAGCTTTTGATGTGAAATTCACAAATAAAGAAGGGAAACAAGACTATGTTTGGGCAACGTCCTGGGGAGTATCTACACGATTAATGGGAGCTTTAATTATGACTCATAGTGATGATAAAGGCTTGGTTTTACCTCCAAATTTAGCGCCAAATCAAGTAGTCATTGTACCTATTTATAGAAGTGATGAGCAATTAGATGAGGTATCTAAAGTAGCCAATAAAATAATAGCAGACTTAAGAGTAAAAGGTGTTTCTGTGAAATTTGATAACAGAACTACTTTTAGACCAGGAGCAAAATTTGCACAACACGAATTGCAAGGTGTGCCGTTACGTATAGCTATTGGTCCAAAAGATTTAGAAAATGGAACAGTAGAGTTGGCTAGAAGAGATACATTAACTAAAGAAGTAGTTTCTTTGGATGCACTTACTGAAACTGTTGAGAGTTTAATGAAAGAAATTCAAGATGCATTATTTAACAAGGCACTTAATTTTAGAAACTCTCATATTACTGAAGTAGATACGTTTGATGAGTTTAAAGAAGTTTTAGAGAATAAAACAGGGTTTATTTCTGCGCATTGGGATGGTACATCAGAAACTGAAAATAAAATTAAAGAACTAACAAAAGCGACTATTAGGTGTATTCCTATCGATAATGAAGTTGAAGCAGGTAAATGTGTGTACTCAGGAAACGCTTCTAAACAGCGAGTTTTATTTGCAAAAGCTTATTAA
- a CDS encoding transporter — translation MKKLILLFIGMLSMSTMYAQDITDAVRYSSDNVEGTARFKAMSGAFGALGGDISAMSINPAGSAIFSYSHTSLSISSYNSDNETNYFNGVNTNSNSDFAFNQAGAAFVFNSRNNSPWRKFVLGFAYDQTQNFDDDFFASGTSTTSIDSYFLANAQGLRLDEIIALPGESIDDAYSELGASFGFRNQQAFLGYEAYILEPDTDDDDNTLYFSNIAPGSFNQQYSYAATGYNGKFGINLAAQYEDNLYLGINLNSHFINYDRSTFLFEENSNTGSLVTEVDFENNLSTIGNGFSFQLGGIAKLSNDVRVGLTYDSPTWYTISEETSQYVASVRDDGGPTTAIVDPKVINIYPDYKLQTPAKITGSIALVFNQQGLISFDYSRKDYGSTKFKPESDTYFASQNTDISNNLKIANTYRIGGELRQDNFSFRGGYRLEQSPYNDTSFYGDLKGYSLGIGYNFGGTKLDLAYENSKRDINYQLYNVGLTNAARINRENSNFTLSLSMNL, via the coding sequence ATGAAAAAGTTAATATTACTATTCATAGGTATGCTATCTATGTCTACTATGTACGCTCAAGATATTACTGATGCTGTTAGATACTCATCAGATAATGTTGAAGGAACAGCAAGATTTAAAGCTATGAGTGGTGCATTTGGCGCCTTAGGAGGAGATATTTCTGCTATGAGTATTAACCCTGCTGGTTCAGCTATTTTTAGTTATAGCCATACGTCTCTATCAATTTCAAGCTATAATTCTGATAATGAGACAAACTATTTTAATGGTGTAAATACAAACTCAAATTCCGATTTTGCTTTTAATCAAGCTGGAGCTGCTTTTGTATTTAACAGTCGAAATAATTCCCCTTGGAGAAAGTTTGTTTTAGGCTTTGCCTATGATCAAACTCAAAATTTTGATGATGATTTTTTTGCATCAGGAACAAGTACAACATCTATTGATAGTTATTTTTTAGCAAATGCTCAAGGTTTACGTTTGGATGAAATAATTGCTTTACCAGGAGAATCTATTGACGATGCCTATAGTGAATTAGGGGCTTCTTTTGGTTTTAGAAATCAGCAAGCTTTTTTGGGCTATGAAGCATACATTTTAGAACCAGATACAGATGATGACGATAATACGTTATATTTTTCGAACATCGCTCCAGGATCTTTTAATCAACAATATTCATACGCTGCAACTGGTTACAATGGAAAATTTGGAATTAACCTTGCTGCACAATATGAAGACAATCTATATTTAGGCATAAACCTAAATTCTCATTTTATTAATTACGATCGTTCTACATTTTTATTTGAAGAAAATTCGAATACTGGATCCTTAGTTACTGAAGTGGATTTTGAAAACAATCTTTCTACTATTGGTAATGGATTTTCTTTCCAATTAGGTGGTATTGCAAAACTTTCAAATGACGTAAGAGTTGGTTTAACTTATGATTCTCCAACTTGGTATACCATAAGTGAAGAAACAAGTCAATATGTAGCTTCTGTTAGAGACGATGGTGGACCAACTACAGCTATTGTAGATCCGAAAGTTATAAACATATATCCAGATTACAAATTACAAACACCAGCAAAAATAACAGGAAGTATTGCTTTAGTATTTAACCAACAAGGACTTATTAGCTTTGATTATTCTAGAAAGGATTATGGAAGCACGAAATTTAAACCAGAATCTGACACATATTTTGCATCTCAGAATACTGATATTTCAAACAATTTAAAAATAGCCAATACTTATAGAATTGGAGGTGAATTGAGACAAGACAATTTTAGCTTTAGAGGAGGTTATCGATTGGAACAAAGTCCATACAATGACACTTCTTTTTACGGTGACTTAAAAGGCTATTCATTAGGAATAGGCTACAATTTTGGAGGCACAAAGCTAGACTTAGCTTACGAAAATTCTAAAAGAGATATTAACTACCAATTATACAATGTTGGGTTAACGAATGCAGCGAGAATCAATAGAGAAAACTCAAACTTTACATTATCATTAAGCATGAATTTATAG